Genomic DNA from Cololabis saira isolate AMF1-May2022 chromosome 20, fColSai1.1, whole genome shotgun sequence:
GTGCCAAACAACTTTCACCCAGGAGGGCGGGAGTGCAGGGATCAGAGTTAACTTCAGGATGGTCAACCTGCACGTCTGCCGCAGCCCTCGAACCGCCCGAGAGCTTGTGTAGAGGTCAAAGTGGCGTGAAGGTCCGGCTTTCATCGGGACGGCGGTCGGAGCTGACAGCACTTGCTGCTGATCATCTCCAAACCACTGCCCCTGGTCGGAGAGCAGGAAGGTGCTCGGGTGTTACGGTGTTAAGCGCTCGGGCAGCCACACAAAAGATCCtgctagttttttttgtttttttttataaacaaaaacacacaattatacaaactgcttgtggaggaaatacaatataagaaaatagaacatattAGGTATCATGAACAAGAGATACACACAATCAATAAGgtatacataaaataaattcataacaaaaacagtaaggCATTTTAAGGGAAATAGTATtgacatttcagaaagagattaaaacaaaagatactttgatatatcagCTAATAATTCTTTTGCagagttatttgacttaattttttatatagagacaaaaaaaaacgtttgaaattatttaaaaaacattggaaagagggcttcatttttctccactttcaACAGTGTATTTGATATTTAGCCAGTAGAAGAATGACATTAACCAGGAGAGTCACTGATTTGTCAATTGTATCTATGTAAAAAAGAATATTAGCGATTTCTAATTTTGGGATGTCGttaatttttaattctaaaAGATCCTGCTTGTGATTATTAGAAAAACCCAACTCCTGCCCTCCTCCCTGGCTTGTGGTTTTGTTTCTCCGCCCCCCCGTGCTTCTTGAAGGCGACGCCTGCCAAACGCAGCGTGCCACCGATGCCCCTCCGTTAGAGGGGGAGAAGAGCCCCTGCTACGGCTCGCTTAAGTCGCCCCACTTCCAGGCATCACTCCAAGATAGCAGCGGTGTAGCCGTATAATTGGACCTTTCCCTGCTCTGGAACAAAGCCGTGGCTCCGAGGGGCCGTAACGGGCGCCGCGGCAACCGCAGAGGCTAATTTCCTTTGTCTAATTGAGCCGCGGTGATGTTCCAGCATTTGTTCAGCACCCAGTAATTAGAGTTGAAAAGACACGGCTCAGTTTTCTGGCGCTGATTTGAGTCGATAGGAGCGTGTTCTGGTCCCGCGGTGCTGCGGGTCGGTTCTGATGCTCCTACACGACTTGTATctgttttgttcctttttttttttttaactcactgTCACTGGTTAGATTTAATTTGGTTCGTATttgattatttaaaaataactgGACAAAACTTTCCCAGGGTTTCCTGCAGAGCCTGTTTTCCAGGGTTCTGGTTAACACCGTCTTGGCTCAACCCCAGTTAGTCTGGAAATGAACAGAAGGAACGAGCCCGGCGCTGGCTGCAGATCGGTTACCTCACTTTAGTTCACACGAGCCCGTTGTTTCAGCTCAGGGCAACTTACAggcccacccatccacccatcagtCCAGGTTGGGTAGCTGGGTACCGGCCCAGCTCTTGCTTGGTTCCTCTCTTTTCATTGTCGTTGGTGTTGTTTCTTCGTCCCATCTGCCATGATGTTTTATGAGTGAACCGGTGCCAAAAAGACACGAGTGCTAGCTTCAACCTCAGTGCTTTTACGTCTCCGCTGGACCGCGTCAGCTCCGAAATGTTCTGTTCCTTTACAGAAAATACATCTACAGCTACACACACAAACCAATGGATGAACACACCACATCCATCACCTGCCTTCTGTCCGTCTGACCTTCACTGTTGGTAGTTTTAGGCCTCGATTAAGTTTTAGATCAGACTGtctgaaggaaaaaagagatatTCTAACCTAGAATAACGTCTCTTCTGCTGCTTTAATGTCTAATGTTgttattagggctgttcgattaatcgattttaaatcgtaatcgcgattatgtaattagaacgatgtgaaactcgtaaaatcgatttttcacttttttttttttttttttttttttttttaccttgtctgcacacattttaatgattgataccatattaatgattgatggaaatacctctcaatacctgcgacaagtgccccattggagaggctctttattgcggctcgtgttccttgcaaaaaacttgcaaatgtgaatagcaaatgtaatgactgacattacacacctctacctccttcatgggttgcattattatttagcatgcaaagacccagtttagtttaattagaaaatgtcttgttttatttaattggaaatataacttactgtatgtttgcaagtgctgatttgctgatttttttttttcagagataaaactttatattttattatatttttttaaactttttttcaacttattttacagagttttgcactttattcattcatttttatttatgttttggtttaataagagcaaagtttgcacttaaagcccaatggggcaaatgttcaataaaaaaaacagcatatttgaaatcatttctttgccttttgtcaattcacaaaataatcgtaatcggattttgagagaaaaaaatcgagattttatttttgggcaaaatcgaacagccctagttgttATGTTGAGTCTGTATGTCTGTCAGTGTCTTTTCGAGTCATTTCTGTGTTAATAGCCCCGTCAGCTGATCCTGTTCCTCTCCCCCAGCTTAGCCAGCAGCAGCCGAGACAACCCCGTGCACATATGGGACGCCTTTTACGGGGAGGTGCGAGCCAGCTTCAGACCCTACAACCACCTGGACGAGCTGACGGCCGCCCACTCACTCTGCTTCTCCCCCGACGGCACGCAGCTGTACTGCGGCTTCGACAAGACGGTCAGGGTGTTCTACACGGAGCGGCCCGGGCGAGACTGCGAGGAGCGGCCCACCGTAGGTCAGTCACAGCCCCGTCGTTTACCTTCAGGGTCGTCATCTTTAGGTTTCTAGCTGTTTAAACTGCTGCGTGAATTATTCATGATTCACCCACCGGTTATATGCAGTTATTAATCAAATAATGGATCAAGAGTCATGTAAAACCTGCAACTTTGTTGTTCAAGGACACCGTTGGAgtagaaataaacaataaaggGAGGAAACGGTGTGAAGTTGGGTGTTTTAGAGCAGTTTGGCAGCTGGCTGTCGCGTCTCAGAGGCAGAGTGTCCTTGAACACACCAGCAAGGACACGTTTAttattttcttctgacaaaacaCAACAGGACTTGATGGAGATGGTTATCTGAGATGCAGCTGCACGCAGCTCCAGGCTTTTTTTAAAGCCCAGAAATGGGCAGACCTTGTGTTTTATCTGTGGCGTAAGTGGAGTGAAGAGTGTGTTTACACAACACATGAAAGGAGGCTGTAACTGGAGCGCTGAGGGTTTAAATGTCTCCGTCTGTGCTGCAGTGAAGAAGCAGGGCCAGAGCGGCATCATCTCCTGCCTGGGCTTCAGCCCCTGCCAGGCGGTGTACGCCTGCGGCTCGTACTCCCGCTGCGCCGGCCTCTACTCCTGTCAGGACGGCACCCTGCTGGCCCTGCTGCCCACCCGCCACCACGGCGGCCTCACGCACCTGCTCTTCTCCCCCGACGGCAACTACCTGTACACTGGCGGCCGCAAGGTGAGCACacacccgggggggggggggctgaaggTCACACACCATCAGCTGGCCACGCTCGGCTCTCTGTTTCCAAGGTTTTCACAGCTTGTTGTGAATCTGATCAGACTCAGCTTGTCCCTGGTGACACGTTGAACTGTGTCTCATTCCTTTGTTTCTCAAGTAAGTTGTCTGAGCGGCTGGCGTTGGCCGCGGCGAGGTCCGACAGTGATGCGAGCTTCTGTTGTTTAAGTCATTTCTAGATTTTGATAAATTACGAACCTAAAAGGAAACGACCAGCGCGTTTGACagtctgtttgtttctgtctGTGCGCGCCGGGGAGTAGAGGTTAAATATTCAGTAGATAAACGGCAGTGCTGGCTGGACCTGAGCTGGACCCCGGATCAGCTGTTCACTCTTTTTAATGagatccaaaataaaatattgataattGATCCTGTTTTATGTTTAAAGTACATAATCAACTTCCCTGCTCACATCAAATGGGATTTAAGTAgctaattctttttgtcagacaagaatatttaggttttttaaatacctgacatgttacGGCGATTCCTTTTCCCTTTATCAGGAAGGAATTGCCTAAACGtatcaggtatttaaaaaacctaaatattcttgtccgacaaaaaaaattagcaaatgaaattgtaaagccatggacaaaatgaactttattaaatcatcaaatgggattgtatttttttttttctttttcttacgtTAGTTACTGAAACTAAACCcaacagtttttttatttatttatttatctcagTTGTTTTTTCATCTAATAACTATTTCCCCTTTTGTTTCCCACATAAGACCTTCattaatgtaaatatataaACTACAGCTCCAGAAAGAATACCTAAATACTGATATTATAAATCTGCTCAAGAAAACTATTTTATAACTTCTggttcatttaaacttttgcTGGGAACCAAAACGATGAGAACGAATCGTAGAAACTGCCGTCGAGTTCAGGGGattgtattatttatataaaaaaaataattatatatatatatatatatatatatatatatatatatatatatatatatatatatatatatatatatatatatatatatatatatatatatatatatatatatatatatatatcatattagTTACTGAAAGTAAACCCAACTGGTTTTGCAGCTTCCAACGTTTATGATCACGGACGTCAaagtgcagatcagacctgcaGAGTCGTGTCTGTTGGCAGGACTCCGAGGGACATTTGGTGGTAGACTTGTAGAAGCTTGCAGctttataatttatatataacaaATCCAGCCAGTTGCTTTGGTGAATGACCTTGGTGAAGGTGTTTAGTTTAACGTAGGTCGATTTGCAGTAAGTGAAAACGTTAATGGACGTTTTGCTGCCAACACATTCTGTTCTCTTTGACTCGCACCGATTCATCCGTAGCGACCTTTTACtctcttaaaaataataaagtttgtgtgtgtgtgtaggatcCAGAGATCCTGTGCTGGGACCTCAGAGAGCCGGGGAAGGTTGTGTTTTCCCTGAAGAGGAACGTGACCACGAACCAGCGCATCTACTTTGACTTGGACCCGTAAGCAGCACCCCCGAGCCCTGCTCTGTTGACCAGCCGTACCAGCGCTGTCGTCATCTCTCGTCTGTTTGCGTCCAGGTCGGGCCGGTACCTCCTGAGCGGAGACACGGAGGGGGTGGTGTCGGTGTGGGACACTCAGACGGCGCCCCCTGATGGCCacgaggagctgctgcagcctcaGCTCCGGGTCCAGGCCCACTGGGACTGCACCAACGGCATCAGGTAGCGTCCCATCCGCCCGCTGGGCTGCAGGCTCGCCGTCACTTTAACCACGCGCCACATGACAAGGGCCGCCACTGTTTAGCACAAAGTGAGAGATTTCATCAACATTTATAATTCAGAAGCTGAACTCGGGAGACTTTTTAGTTCTCCCATGAATGATTTGGAGTAAACTGATGAGCTTCACGGAGGCTGAGTGGAGGGAAGAAGGTAATGATCTGATTCTGTAGTTGAGGGTGGAGCGGCCCGCTGTCCTGCTGCGTCGCAGTGTTCGGATCCAGCAGTCGTTTCTCTCAAAAACACGATGACGTCTCAGCGGGACGGCAGCTGCTCATTTAGGAGCTTCACTTCAGAGTTTCATGAGGACAGCTCCTGCGTGTTTCTGTGACCTGTATCTGTGCATTAACCCTTTAAGACCGGCTGGAGCGCCGGCGCTCCCATTAGCATATTGCTTCTCAAAATgtacaattacaaccaaataaaacagagcaataATTGTTTTTGCAGgttaaacaggaagagtttcACTTACATATCTTGCATTTAGTGTTCCagagttttaatccattaaatcatttggaaaaatcacataataatccagtaaaattTCCACACGGAAATCGTCATAATTGACATTGCGGGTTATTTATAGATCCGTGTTCACAGCACGTCCTATGTTGACTTACGTTGACACATACATCATCACGTCGTCAGCGTGACATCAGGTTGGAtttttcacagtattttttCACGCCACTTCCGTGAAAAAGGAAGGTGACGTCATTCCCCACGGTTTGAATTTGCGCTCTTGTTCGTGCTTTTTATCAGATTTTCACGAGAGATTACTCAGCGACAACCCACACACACcatacacacactacacactcagtaaacaagcccacacacaTATTATGGATCCACCAAATTCTGTGCGTGCGAAACGGTATAAACGGTTTACGGTGAGTTCAGTGCCGGATGAAGTTGCGATATCTAAACGCGATATATAAAATgatatatctcaaaaactaaagTATGGATTAATTCCTAATAAACTTCCTGTGGTCTGAAAGGCTTCTGTGTTACTTTTTTCCATTGACAGGTTTGAGGGACCTAGCTGtgggatttctgtatttagaaaaatatgtgtaaaattaaaaaccgatttacatttttttggtagttatttgcactttttagcaaTTTAGTTAGTATGTACTTGTAACATACAGATTATAAAAGATTGActtatatgggttgttttgattcatagcaaataaaaatagtccataaaatggcagtatAGCATGCAGAAATGTAAGAATATCAGGCTGTTCTATGGTAGGTCATAAAGGGTTAATGTCCCTCTGGTCCACAGCGTCCACCCCTTCATGCCGCTGCTGGCGACGTCCAGCGGCCAGCGGCAGTTCCCGTGGCCCGCCGACAGCGAGGGCGACTCGGCCTCGGACACGGAGGGCGGCGGGGCCGGCGTGTCGCAGCAGGAGGTCAAGCAGGACAACACCCTGAGTCTGTGGTGGGCCGGACCGCTGGGGCCCCCCGCCGACGAGGACCAGAGCACAGCGGTGCTGGAGGTGTGACGCTCCGATCCTCTGCCGCTCATCTGCCCCGGGACGTCTGTCTCATCTCCTCCTGACATGTGACACTTGATGGACGAAATCACGACTTGATTGTTGCTTCAACAGTCTGTTTACATTCCTTAAATCGGCTGTAATTTTATCATATTTGCTGACACGTTCTGACCCGGAGATTTAAACTCTGGAGGCTTCGTGCAGTTTTAGTGGGAAAAGTGTCGTTCAGGGGGGAAGGAAAGCACCCAAATACGTACATTTAAATACTTCACTGCCACAAACTAAAGTCGTGCCTCATTCGccaaaagttttttgttttttcatatttgCAGGTTTATAACATAATAATGTCTGTGATGTGAGTGTTTATAAAGTTACGATTTCTGAGATTATGGtcagaatttcagttttgatttgtgttttatttcctcAAATTTGCAGGAGCGTGTGGTCGGACTGTTTTCTGTCATGAAACAaagttaaattacattttttttaattgaaatttgcatttaaaaaaaaaaactggctttGAGAAATCGTGACTTTTTTCCTTATTAAAATGTAACCGTTTGCTGTTCCACCACCCTCACCCCCCCAGAGGGAAAAGCTGGAGGCGGCCCTGTGGTGGAGGTGTTGTCTGAAGCCTCCACGGTTTAACCCTCCAGGTCGGGTCATCTGCTCCATCTCCATCGGAGTCTGGACATCAATCTTTCACAAttttgttggattttttttttatttgaacattTGTTTGTAAGATCCAGTCAAGGTCAAATGTTACAAGTCTCTTAATTTTTTATCCATGAATCTGCATCTGTGATGGCTTCAGTGTGTCTGAGGCCGTGGACGGCCGTGACTCGGCTCGCTGTCTGTCCAGTGATCCCAGTTAAACTgtgggagtgtgtgtttgtgtgtgtttggctgtaAGGCTGCCCTGGAGATCCCTCGTTGCTATAGTAACAGTAAGTGCCATTTGTTCTCCAGCTTTGCTTTTGTACACCGAGGGGGTCTcctgttttctaccttgtcttTTAAACCGGTCCTGCACGCCTACAgatgtatatttttgtaaatcCCTCATGATTCTTTGAAtgtactctctctctctctcctccgttCCGCTCGTCCAGGCTTTAATTAGCGGGCGTGACCCGGAGAGCAGGTCGTACGTGTTTTCCTCCCACCGCTTGTGCTCAGATCTTAGTTTCTCGTGCGTGGAGACGCAGCACGATAGTCGTTATAACTTTATAGCTGCTGTTCCACGACGTAGTTCGTACTTACATGCTGCCAGGAAGCTCTGGGGACCACGTGGGCCTTGAAGACGCGTCACAGCTGGAGGTTTTCTCCAAGCTGCAGTGAATTAAAATCATATCTCAACAGATTCATTGAGTCGTTTTCGTTTGTTTTAAATTGAAGGTGCTTGAGAGTCCTTGATGGATGCAGGACGATGTTCCTCTCGAGTCGAGAGGCGGCTCTTAAGGCCCAACGGGAGCTGGAACCGGTTCTCCAGCATCTCTCCTGTAAAGATGCAGACAAACACTTGTGATGCCATCGGTGGGACCCACCAGGGTTGTACACGTTGCTTAGCAACCGTCTCCGTCTTGGGAAGCAGGTAGAGGGATGAGTCGGGGCGCTTGGCGATCAATGGAGTGATTCTCACCAGTGTTCTGGACCTCTAACCGCATCTTTGAGTCCAGAAAGCCAGATGTGTTCACCTCCCGGTGCTTTATTTGGTTCTGAGCCATGCAAGCTTTAATAAACTTGA
This window encodes:
- the wrap53 gene encoding telomerase Cajal body protein 1 isoform X2, encoding MSDSGGEGGGVSGSAAGQDSEGDGEPPQHVPPLLPESDYAEVEETPGEAAPPSAKRSRMGEEEMGLEEVVESEEKELGEVEESVRVDEEMRAQENLIRPAQRELLQGEEEVQKGEGAAAIAEGVEECHQNGDEGHEEGETERPEEECSSSRSADSPSVGQHLALDFTHDPQMLTGSWNEYSNFPENYLRGCKWAPDGSCILTNSADNVLRVYNLPPEIYSYAWDLLPEMSPVLRMAEGDTIYDYCWYPNMNSLEPETCFLASSSRDNPVHIWDAFYGEVRASFRPYNHLDELTAAHSLCFSPDGTQLYCGFDKTVRVFYTERPGRDCEERPTVVKKQGQSGIISCLGFSPCQAVYACGSYSRCAGLYSCQDGTLLALLPTRHHGGLTHLLFSPDGNYLYTGGRKDPEILCWDLREPGKVVFSLKRNVTTNQRIYFDLDPSGRYLLSGDTEGVVSVWDTQTAPPDGHEELLQPQLRVQAHWDCTNGISVHPFMPLLATSSGQRQFPWPADSEGDSASDTEGGGAGVSQQEVKQDNTLSLWWAGPLGPPADEDQSTAVLEV
- the wrap53 gene encoding telomerase Cajal body protein 1 isoform X1; protein product: MSDSGGEGGGVSGSAAGQDSEGDGEPPQHVPPLLPESDYAEVEETPGEAAPPSAKRSRMGEEEMGLEEVVESEEKELGEVEESVRVDEEMRAQENLIRPAQTGELLQGEEEVQKGEGAAAIAEGVEECHQNGDEGHEEGETERPEEECSSSRSADSPSVGQHLALDFTHDPQMLTGSWNEYSNFPENYLRGCKWAPDGSCILTNSADNVLRVYNLPPEIYSYAWDLLPEMSPVLRMAEGDTIYDYCWYPNMNSLEPETCFLASSSRDNPVHIWDAFYGEVRASFRPYNHLDELTAAHSLCFSPDGTQLYCGFDKTVRVFYTERPGRDCEERPTVVKKQGQSGIISCLGFSPCQAVYACGSYSRCAGLYSCQDGTLLALLPTRHHGGLTHLLFSPDGNYLYTGGRKDPEILCWDLREPGKVVFSLKRNVTTNQRIYFDLDPSGRYLLSGDTEGVVSVWDTQTAPPDGHEELLQPQLRVQAHWDCTNGISVHPFMPLLATSSGQRQFPWPADSEGDSASDTEGGGAGVSQQEVKQDNTLSLWWAGPLGPPADEDQSTAVLEV